TATCCGCCATGAAAAACGGCGAGGATGCCGTAAGGACCGTTAGCGCGGTATTCAGGACGCCGAGGGTGATACTGCTGGTCCGTTACGAGGGGCTCATAAGGAAGGAAGCCAAGTTCAACAGGCTCAACATCTTCAGGCGGGACAGCGGCATGTGCCAGTACTGCCGGAAGAAGTTCTCGCGCGCGGAGCTTACGATAGATCACGTCATACCGCGCTCGCAGGGCGGGAAGAGCGTGTGGGACAACGTCGTTTGCTGCTGTGTCGATTGTAACAGGAAGAAGGGCGGAAGGACCCCGGAGCAAGCGAGGATGAAGCTCAGGACGAAGCCCCGTAAGCCCGTGTGGGACCCGTTTTCGAACGTCTATCTAAAGGCCGTCAGGTATAAGGAATGGGAGCCGTTCCTCAATTTCGTAGACGTTTCTTACTGGAACGTAGAGCTCGAAGAGTAATGCGCCCGGGATTTCGACCATACCCGCAATAGCTGTGGCTTTTCACTCATCCATAGGCTAAATTTATTCTCAAGATTCTATTCGGACTGTACCGACCCAAAAGACTGGAGGACCGATATGGTGTTAAGGACGCT
The Thermodesulfobacteriota bacterium genome window above contains:
- a CDS encoding HNH endonuclease encodes the protein MLTAPVLVLNRYFVPVTITSVKRAFVMMYSGVAKAVGSDYETFDFESWSQVSAMKNGEDAVRTVSAVFRTPRVILLVRYEGLIRKEAKFNRLNIFRRDSGMCQYCRKKFSRAELTIDHVIPRSQGGKSVWDNVVCCCVDCNRKKGGRTPEQARMKLRTKPRKPVWDPFSNVYLKAVRYKEWEPFLNFVDVSYWNVELEE